Sequence from the Microplitis demolitor isolate Queensland-Clemson2020A chromosome 2, iyMicDemo2.1a, whole genome shotgun sequence genome:
CTGCAGGTTAcaaaacaacaattttttaaatcaatccttagacaaaataaaaataatgtttaaataacattttaaaaaaaccctGTTTAATAACCGACTTTCAATAAAAAAGCGCAAtacttacaatttaaaaaaaaaatcgcaggACACACGCTCAGCATCGAGCCACTCAGATCATCAGTCACAGCATCGTCCGGCTCAATCAACTGGCAACGAGTCAAATCACCTATCACTTCCTTCAACTCCATTAATACCCATAATGCCTATAAAATATCCTCTAGCAAATAGATATCCTTATCATCCTCATTCTCAACATTCTCTATCTCTCCAACCTCAGTCATCATCAACTCAGCCTCTGTGTCCTGATTCAACAGACGATCAAATGCACTGTCGCATCCTCTATCATCCAGTTTACATTCCAAACCCTTACAATCCAACTTCTCTATTACCAACTCCCGTTATTCCCTCGAGTTACGATTCATCAAAACGTGATTCTCATTTAaacaaaacaataacttttaatcGTCCATTAACTCatcaaaatttacatatatttccTCAAATTCATCATCAAcatcaaaattacaataaattaaatagattttctTCTCCATTAAATCGAATTAATTCGCACAAAAGAAATTACAATTCATTTAATAACACGCGCACGTCAAATAGATCACAAATAAACTCAACAGTATCATCATTAATTACCACAACTGCTACGTTAACTACAAcagtaacaacaacaacaacaacaacaacaacaacagccaTCACCACAACTAAAAATCATTCCGAAAACCGTAGAAATTCTGaacaaacatttaaaaaattaccaaactcttataataatagtagcaAATTAAATGACAATGATTCAAATGAATCATCGATTAATGACGATAGTAAATTAatgacaacaacaacaacaacattaactacaacagcaacaacaacaacaacatcatcATTAAGTCCGCCTCCAGCGCCCTATTCACCAATGACACGTCCAACTCCAAACTATTCCCCTCCAAATTTCCAGGTGTTCTACAGCCAGAGTCGTTACTCGTCAAATCAATCGCACTCGCAGTCCCAACCTCAGCATCATCActatcatcatcaccatcaccatcagcaacaacagcagcagcaacaaaaTCAACAAAGAAGGTATGGAAACTCCCAGAATTCAAGCGGATCAATACGTAACAAATCcgataataacaaatataatgcgatgtcatcatcatcatcaagtGCTCAAAGTGTTATTTTgcgtaataataaatataaattaaatggtattatgcaaaataataataacagttgtCCTGCTGGTGGTAACAGTGCTGGTAAATCATCAAATCCTGATGATAATTTAGGTGGCGCTGGTGATGCACAACAAACAGTTAATCGTAATAATTTACCATTAACGCCACCAGGTACTCCTAGAAATTTACAAGACTCAAGTCAAATTAGTGATACGTGCCATCAAATACAAGCACTTACACTTTAAACACTtggtataatttattgataattattaataataacaatattaatattaatacataaaacatgatatatattaataacaataattaaaaaaaaaaaaaaaacatttttttaaattgacaaataattattgttggtGCGTCGTCATACGTTGTTGTTTATTGTTGTacgtttgtttattttttttaagatgagggtattaatataatgaatttatgatattgtttattgtttatttagttttatttaattgtttatttaattccgtactaaaaaaagttattatattatttattaatattattatttgttattacttaatatatatacatatatagatgatattaataacatttaatggATGCCCTCAGCttagaaaaaacaatatatttaaatcttaaatcgttatatataaatatacacatagTAATTAAAGAGACGTGTATTGGCATGTTAAagatgattattaattattaataataataataaatataataattaattaataaattaataatgataattaataagataaaatagCTATGAAATATTATATGCTGAAATATATGAATGATAACAGTATAAAAGGCAcgctttataaattattaattaatgaataattataaattaatgagtattaataatatttggaggaaataataattgttttaaattaatataattatttatttttaaattaaataattccattattaattattaattaattaattaagcaaTTATTGTAGGCTCGGCGACAAACgttattaaagaaattaaaaaaaaaaaaaagtaattaatggtTACTAATTGTAGTAAAATGCAAAGAAATATCCAATCTCGCGAGCAAGGCTAGATTagtatagaaatttaaatgataatttaattgctgAGTTAGTGaggaaatataataataataatgatgatgatattattattattaattaaatggaaTGATTTAatgagataattaaatattaaagacGTTGTTAATTCGTACAAAATACGAGCGATCTGTTATGTGTtcaaagacaaaaaataataaataaaaacaaacaaaaatgtttataaataaaaatgcattaaaaataataaataaaataaattttaaatgggagatagtgattattaattagctgagaaataataaaaatatttattattaatgttaatggATTGAGATAATTAtcggtttatttattttgttattatatacaattggaaataatataatataataatttatttttagatttattacatttaattcaaagactaatttatatttataaaattacaagatGGTTGTTCAGATTAAGATGGCgcttaatttataattctttaaccttcaaatttaaattcaaatattaatacaattaatcgtttttttttttaaatgacaacAAATGACCTTTATCTTAATTGTATTAAttcaatacaataattaacgTCAATTATACAgtcaaattatgaaaatttaattaattaatattactaaaaCTTAcataataactataatttattaaatggtaATTTACTTTATgacgttaaagtaaaattttttttttgacaactgttaaacaaataaaaatatttatctaattaattgCATTAATTACACTcttattaatcattataataatgattaatgttttaatatatttattgataattgaaaATGATTAACAGACTCCATCTTGATTGCGTTAGTCCGCCATGTCGATTAAGCCCACAATTCActttaaaagataattaacatcattaattaaaattacaaaatataaaaaacaatttatatttttttcactacaattaattagtaatttaaatttactaatcaAATTACACTATAATCACTGAGGTTATGGCgcttaatttcaaattaatcacaTAACtgagtaaaaaacaaaatttatataattaattaaattatatacaaactCATTAATTGTcacaataacaattaataaaataaatttttgttccaCTTCTCTTTTTACAAACCAAACGAACAAGCGACCATCTTGATTAATCCACCATATTAAATACATCCATTTTGATCGTATTAACATCCGCCATCTTGTGATTgtctaaaacaataattattattaattaaagagtTACAatgtcttaaaaaattaatttattaataatttgtatttgtATAGTATTATTAAgacaaaactttttaaaaaaattagcctataaaatttgaatgaattaaaaaaatgttaatgtaattaattgttaataaaaaatgattctaaatcattagagtaaataaattattatattatattaaaggattaataaacaattaatgattaaaatggTTGCTCAAGGCACTGCcatgtttattaatttgttttgttCATGTTAATGATTAATGATTAACTTTCTTTTTGTACAACAAATGCTAAAAAGACAACAacgtacttaaaaaaaattatatttgtgtttatttattaattattttttttctttatttaattaattgtaattatattctatataatttataattctttgtgtcattaatttatcatacGTTAATATCATTTCGAGCAACTGagatgattaaaattataaaaaatgattaataataataatgattattataatgatactaataataatattagagATTGgataaaagataattatctCATTGTTGGTAGATAGAACGACGATAATTAAAaggatattaataaataattaaaataaataaaaacgtgTCGGCTGTGAGCTTCCAagcaaataacaataattaaattattattaacattattgaACGTggaaaagaagaaataaagattaataaaaaagctagagaaagaaagagaaaaagagagagagagagagagagttgGATGATTATCCGCAACACGTtatatatttaagataattgaatataataaattgttatttaaaaataataaaaaaaaaatcataatataatatctaataattattaatattaattatattaatataataaaatatttttgtttaattttttttttgtttatttatttcctgtctttatttttattatttattattcaaaatataaatttaaaaggcctagaatataaatttttctaagtttttgaaataatatagaGTGCcttctatttgtttattatttatttttaatttattttaaatttataatacttattttaaattataatataataaaaaaaaattaataaataattcagcaatattaatatgtaattaaatatatcaataaatatataaaattttaagtgggACAGTTTGgagatgagaaaattttaattttaaaaaagttcaattgataaaaattttaattaccggGAACAAATACTTAGatttgatcatatatgaccatatctGATCATGTATTACCATATCTCATGTGCAATCATATCTGAGCATATGtgatcatatctgatcatgtgtggttatattttatcatatatgatcatatctaattatatatgctCGTGTCTGATCAAgtttaaatacatacataacCATATATGAggtcatataattatatgagcATATTTAATCACATATGAACTCATTTagttatatatgaaataatttctaatcatatagaaaattatctGTTTGTAACAATTCAATATCATATTTGACCATACAGTAacttaaatgataattaatatgacTATATCTTTTAGGTCAAGTATGAGtccataaatatattcattatcATATATGAACTCATACTTGATCATATATTAACTCACACATATATGACCATAACCTCTTTCACCATCATAAgctcatgtatgatcataaaCTCTTATACGATCATAAACtcatataagatcatatatgattatatctaaGTATATTTCCCgcgataatttgaataaaaacaaaaattattttttttaaaaacgcacaagttttataatatttagaaaaccacaacattgtttttataaaaataataaattttaattatttatttattgaaaaatatttgaaaatttgtaaattatcaatgaactttttgaaaaataagaaacatgcaatttataaaattgctattaaaaagtaatgaaattttatttgccaactatttaataaattgttgaataaaataaaaaacaaaaaaaaaatagataaataaatataaataaacgtGGATATGTCAGATTGGCTGTGACTACTGCGTGCTAGTTTAAAActgttgttatttaattattaattaatcattattaatgttgtatttaataaattaaatcaaatataaaataataatgataagaataataaaaatttaataattaatatatttaactaatggttaattatttaaaaaataattaatacggagtaatttgaataatcaataacatgattaattaataatgaaccttcattaataaaacattaattttcttgataaatttaatataataattaaacgaaCTAGcggtaattaataaaaaaaaaaaaaaaaataaataaatacaatgaaGGTGAATTCAAAATCATGGCCCTACaaaaacactaaaaaaaactattaatgataaatatataaatacatgattaattaaactaattaataattaaatgtacgtaattaataaaaaaatatctagatGTCGCTAGTTATTAAAAGATATCGTAGAAAATGATTAATAGGTTagattaatgattaattatattaataataataaataaagaataaaaattacgataattattatcttttaaaaattacgggtttaaaattattaaaaatttgtcataacctttttttttatttttttttttttatcaattaatttcaattaaaatattaaaaatatttattattattaatataaattgaaaataataaatctgaatataatgataaattatcattattaaataataattaattttaagtaaaaagaaaaagtgatgatattatatttagactgtacttatatataatataaaaatatatataatgattattattatacacatgattattatattatatatatctatatatataatataaaatataatgcgaatatatgtatacaaaaatatataatatatattcaagaatatttattaattatttaaaaaaataataacaatgtacgaagcagtaaaaaaaaaaataaaataaaacaatgatctatgataataattgtaatgaagaaatatattaactattgtaagtcaaaaaaaaagaaataactgcattagaaaaaaaaaaaaaattaaaaaaaaaaaaaatataaaaaaaaaacattaaaaatgcaAGATAccttataataatttagttattaattaataataattataacaataatagtataatgaaatacataaaaaagacaacgtgtactaataaatatatgtatgatatataatgatgaaaatattatagaaGTATATTGAAATCTTCAGGCAATTggcgatttaaaaaaataattatttaaaaatatggattaaaatgaaattcgaaaaattgtaaatcgaaaaaaaaatttgaagaaaaagaaataaaataaatatctaaatctagatttattttattattttatttaaatatattatatatattacatatgaATGTATGAAGAAATAAGcgataagtatttaaaataattcagttaatttttttttttttaattacaaaataaaattaatttatctgcagattttattttgaaaaaattacaaaaattgtcTTGGTGATTTTTTAGGGATAGAAGAACATTTTTCCCtaaaagtagatttttttttggccttGAATTCTATCCACTTCTTGCCtgtttgtataaattttagctTAGTGCCGAGTCCTGGGTTCAAACCCTTGACCTTTCTCTTGCAGCTTAAGCCCTTCGATGCCTTGACCCTCACGACTATGGCGGACAGCAATCTTATAGTTtcccagatagcaaaatgacgtcttgataaattatgaatgagttcctatttatgTGATGGACAtctcatcaacatcttaaagaagtctttaagaagttctcaagatgtcgaataagccacctagcgaactcagtaagacgtctttaaaaagaCTTCCTAAAGAGTTCGTTTTTCTGACTTCGCAAATAAGACTTCAGTATGAATTCATGAAGTCTTTTAGGAGCTtctaattttgacttcataaagatgttaaaaaagaatacatttagatgtcacaaaactgacgtcttatttatggagtcttcaagaactcttagttaagagttcttaaaaatggCACCTTTAAGAGGTCATGATTTCTTGAGGATGCCTTGAAAAAGACAtcgtaaagcagtcattcCGACTTAAATGCTGTCTGGATTAGCTTCAATTtccggtaaaaaaaaatttttaaaattaaacttcaaGATAAAGattatattctcataatttgaaattaaaaattctaaatttattacagttaTGATGAAAATGAGTTATACAAAGTTgcagtaaattataatttataaattttctacgaACAATgttcttatcaattttcttATAAACTCAATAGATGATAATTTAAAgcagtaatttaataataaatccttgaatgttaatttttctgctctttttatctttaacttgtataatttaaatttttatttattaataaatagtaaacttTTATTGGACGGATCAAAGTGTCAAGGGATCAAGATTTCGCAACAAAATCAgcgttttatatttttagttgctgtaaaatttaaaaaatgcacaagTCGCGGAAGGTCATGACAGATTGCactcattataaattaaatgggAGCTTATTTAAAGTTCAGTACTGTCTTGCAACGTTGATACATTACTTTAAGGTATcactatcaatttttaaatttaaaatttctaaaataaaatatttgtaattttatttattcagtttgaatttaaactcaaataactttcaaactttttagtaaaagaatttgaaatttttcgtaggaaattttattcttcataaaattatttcagtgcaTTTTTGACGTTTCTTTAATAGTTGActcagaaatttaaatttaaataccaaaaatatcaaattggTAGAAATTACtagtattcaaatattttggcgtttaaatttaaattgcggtgaaaataatagagatacgataaaaatactttcaatgaattttattggaaattgaattttctacaaaaaagaccTTAGTAATTTTTCACATAAACTTGATAGTTGAGccagaatattaaatttaaataattattctattttgcagagaaaaaaaataaaaatgtcaaaagtaatattattattatcaatgttattatttattggcaTCTATATCAATACAGTTGAAGGATGCCAAGACGGCTGGGTAAGTAGTCATCATaatacagtaaataaaaaatttctaactttaaACTTTGaccagtaatttaaaatttcaataaaaccgacaattaaatttaatttttttaatttaaaaaaatttttcttgtcggaaatttaatttcctacaaaatgtCTCTTGAAAATTCAGACCATAAGTCGGATATTCAAATAACTgcctgttatttttaaaactcgcgaaattataatatttttcttttcactttTGGCCCcatacttttgaatttaaaatttacgatcttgcagacagatttttttttgtagggattttaattttcaataaaattttttcttgattttatagataaaaaattaaaaaatttttacttaaaaatgaaaaattttaatcgattaataaaattaatttttgtttttttattctagtGCCATCCTAGTCAAGGTTACAAGTGTTGCAAGGGTTATTCATGTGATTCATACTATTTTCAAGGTACTTGTCAAAATAGTGAATATTTTGACTCACCAAGACGTTAACAAAAAGTATGGAAAACAATTAATCCTGCGGATcagctttgaaattttccgcTGTCAATTGTTATACTCAAAAACCCATATACCAGACTCTAAAATCGAGTCCCATTCTCTACACACTATACATCACCTTAATAAACACTTTCGACAAAGGTCTAATAATTCCGAATGATTCCTCGGAGCTCAaaacatttacatttattgaaaattcaaaaatcaatcagtttcaaaaaTCCAACTaaagtcaattatttttttttattactaattttcatacgaaaagttaaaaaataattagtaaataaaatatgagtacatttttttcttattaatatttataagaatttaaaatatagaatAAATAGGTTCGATTAAACTGTAAtgtaaatagataattaatataaatatttaaaataaataaacgctatgtaatattatatttattaaatctcgCACATTTGCAACTATCCCTTATCtataatcttaatttaaagaatCAAGATTTTGCATTAAAATCAGTGTTCCGTAATTTTTTGTCGCGatacaatttgaaaaatgcGCGGGTTGTGGAAAGTCAACAAATATGTGACAGCCTATATCTATTCATGTTTGTTAAATttgattaccataatagtgGTTTGCTTTTCAGCTGACTGCACTAttcagaaaatctcatagaatctaATAGATTCTCGTAAatcccataaaaattttataagaatgaaagTAGTTCGAATTCGCAAGAATAAGAAGTGAGAAAATATCGtctgaaaaattatagttgTCCTGAAGAAAGCTTGGGATTTGTTCTtaccaattattataatattctgAAAACGATAttctgcgcatgcgcaaaaAAGTGGTAGGGCAAAATCCCAAACTTTCGTTAGGTCTatactgtaaatattttttgtaaatatatattctgtttaaattttacgatgaactctctaaaaatgattattttcttCGAAAAAACTCTAAATCACTCATAAAGCGGACGAATTTTCTGGATAATTAGATATTACTGGTGagcataattttttgattattacaCTGTAATGTCATATATCAACACTAGAatatttagaattaattaatttaattatatttgttataaaataatttttaacagtaCTTTTCTTATAAGTtgtgtgcattttttttttttttttacgtttaaaCATAATACTgcaaagtttaaatttttgtgttaaattcaacagATTGCATTTGTGTTaatctttaacacaaattttatgttaaataattgaacatataaaatttgttgttttgacagaaaattagtgtaaatttaatactcCTCGTGTTAAGGAGTTACGCTACCGGACCTTTTTctcacacaaaaaaataaacgggaCTGTCTTTGTTGCACTCGTAGagtaaatgagaattttaaaacaatttttttcggagacgaattagaatttttgaaaatacgaaATTTCTAACCCTTTGTTAAGGTTTGAAAAAACGCTAAAGACTCTTTATTTGAGGTTTTCAATGTTTGTCCGTGAATGAAATTGGTTTGAAAATCAGTTACCGTTAACCCTTGAGATAAGCTATTAAATACAAGCATACAACCTAACCAATTCAAGTATACTAATCTAACCTTAGTACAACTTATGTAATTTGAACACACaccctaatagccactttagcttaaaattgacagtaatttgacaattaaaattaccgaaattcgtcagcaaaagttggaaagaaaaatttgcggttgatttttccttaatttaggAGTAACTTAtgttactagaaaaaaacctaataaaagtttcttggattttttcgttaaatgtccgtcaacttcgggcttttccgttttcgatgaaaatatgtatacaACTTTgcagtgaatttgcattctaattcgGGTTGTAAATTTACGTTAAATTCACTAGCAAGTTGCTTACGAATTGTcatcaaaaacggaaaaatctcaagttgacggacatttgacaaaaaatttcaggaaacttttgtcaagtaaatttttgctaaccaaactgtgctattagggtacagtaaaattaattcataaaaaataaatttattaactcaGGAATATGAGAaggaatgaaaataataacaaatgtaattgcaaatttgaataattacttgaaatatagagaagtcacaaaaaaaattcgttgatAAAAATGTCTTTCAAATTCTGagttctattaaatataatatattgaaaaagtcaaacaaattttatgttatatgTTAGTCAGGTTATAGGTACAaatattgttgaaaatttaaagtaagatttttttttactatttcttgTAAATACAGAATAAGataaacttcaaaatttattttttcttcggAACAACTGTTGACCGCACACGTGAACTATAccattttcaaaatcattacATATTACTGGTAAgcattcattttaattactacattGTAATTTAATGTCAAATTACACAATTATAATAGCGTTTTGAgtttgcatta
This genomic interval carries:
- the LOC103579981 gene encoding homeobox protein 5; this translates as MSSASTGGTEGSSPASSPASATSQAMSAPKYGTLVPNRIFVGGISASTSEAELAQLFSAYGNVKATKIISDRAGVSKGYGFVTFETEAEAKRLQQEPESIILRERKLNIAPAIKKQPFNRSFDGSSGSPPAVPTSPYYYANGMGLPYQNGLTFYNTGAPTPGNPLAPPTDPAALYQAASVFGPQAASTHQTFAPMMYPCPAPSLYMPQQYQYSPMPYESYYTGAAGAPQYVYATSNTTNNGNPNGGGGGVAGGGGGGGSSGNNSITGAASPPSNGAHGLQTITAPHYYTTGTHPAGVQPVPPSATGAQSLDHIYYSFTTGTHQPQHTHQQQHQSNALQHGTMGISDQQPLLLFTTDGSCQPASSDAQNQPTEDTRSASSHSDHQSQHRPAQSTGNESNHLSLPSTPLIPIMPIKYPLANRYPYHPHSQHSLSLQPQSSSTQPLCPDSTDDQMHCRILYHPVYIPNPYNPTSLLPTPVIPSSYDSSKRDSHLNKTITFNRPLTHQNLHIFPQIHHQHQNYNKLNRFSSPLNRINSHKRNYNSFNNTRTSNRSQINSTVSSLITTTATLTTTVTTTTTTTTTTAITTTKNHSENRRNSEQTFKKLPNSYNNSSKLNDNDSNESSINDDSKLMTTTTTTLTTTATTTTTSSLSPPPAPYSPMTRPTPNYSPPNFQVFYSQSRYSSNQSHSQSQPQHHHYHHHHHHQQQQQQQQNQQRRYGNSQNSSGSIRNKSDNNKYNAMSSSSSSAQSVILRNNKYKLNGIMQNNNNSCPAGGNSAGKSSNPDDNLGGAGDAQQTVNRNNLPLTPPGTPRNLQDSSQISDTCHQIQALTL